The following are encoded in a window of Fimbriimonadaceae bacterium genomic DNA:
- a CDS encoding DUF4838 domain-containing protein has product MFTILVATALAPRVDKTWQTVVTSPDATPAEARAAQELATTLAKVTGAPSKVTQATKTLPDSCVVVGRGKLVDRYFPSAHYERLGDEESLMTRRGSRLLLTGGRPRGTLYAVSRFLQRHAGVRYWTPWATTVPKNPRLAVPKQDDRHKPAFEYRDPYWYGFMDGDWQWHNFANGMGGGLDASRGGKTVYGGFVHTFYGLVPPEKYFATHPEYFSLVKGKRTAENAQLCTTNQAVRDIIVERVKDICRRDPSVNIVSVSQNDCFNPCECPACKAVDDREGSHAGTMVELANYVADHIRSEFPKVAIDTLAYQYSRKPPRSVRPRPNVIVRLCSIECDFGRPLDGPSNKEFAADLRGWNRLTDRLYVWDYVTNFAHYVQPFPNYRVMGPNLRFFASHGVKGVFEEGAYQSSGSEMTEMRAWVLARLMDDPGQDDRALTAEFLNGYYGAAGPHILHALDRLAVKAAAKKTWIYDGPDAHYLDFDTMLAVERDWRLAAEAVAQDAGLTWRVKTARLAPHTVWLRRWDEFRAAAASRGVAWPLSADRKAFAQDWLADALSAGPKGWTPMTVVNEGGKSPQQFVAEVGG; this is encoded by the coding sequence ATGTTCACCATCCTTGTCGCGACGGCTCTGGCGCCCCGGGTGGACAAGACATGGCAGACCGTCGTGACCTCGCCGGACGCGACTCCGGCCGAAGCGAGGGCGGCGCAGGAGTTGGCGACGACTCTGGCCAAGGTCACCGGTGCGCCCTCGAAAGTCACCCAGGCGACCAAGACCCTCCCCGATTCATGCGTCGTCGTCGGCAGGGGGAAGCTGGTCGACCGGTACTTTCCGTCTGCCCACTATGAGCGGCTTGGCGACGAAGAGTCGCTGATGACGCGTCGGGGAAGCCGGCTCCTCCTCACCGGAGGCCGGCCCCGGGGCACGCTCTACGCGGTCTCTCGGTTCCTACAAAGGCATGCCGGAGTCCGCTACTGGACGCCGTGGGCGACCACCGTCCCGAAGAACCCACGACTGGCCGTCCCCAAGCAAGACGACCGCCACAAACCAGCGTTTGAATACCGCGACCCCTACTGGTACGGGTTCATGGACGGGGACTGGCAATGGCACAACTTTGCCAACGGCATGGGCGGGGGCTTGGACGCCAGCCGAGGCGGCAAGACGGTCTATGGCGGGTTCGTCCACACCTTCTACGGCCTGGTGCCGCCGGAGAAGTACTTCGCGACCCACCCCGAGTACTTCAGCCTCGTCAAGGGCAAGCGGACCGCGGAGAACGCGCAACTGTGCACGACGAACCAGGCGGTGCGGGACATCATCGTGGAACGGGTCAAGGATATCTGCCGCCGCGACCCGTCCGTCAACATTGTCAGCGTCAGCCAGAACGACTGCTTCAACCCGTGCGAGTGTCCTGCCTGCAAGGCGGTGGACGACCGTGAGGGCAGCCACGCCGGGACAATGGTCGAGCTGGCCAACTATGTCGCCGACCACATCAGGTCCGAGTTCCCCAAGGTCGCCATTGACACCTTGGCCTATCAGTACTCGCGCAAGCCGCCGCGGTCGGTGCGGCCCCGGCCCAATGTGATCGTCCGGTTGTGCAGCATCGAATGTGACTTTGGCCGGCCCCTGGACGGACCCTCGAACAAGGAGTTTGCCGCCGACCTGAGGGGGTGGAACCGGTTGACAGACCGGCTCTACGTGTGGGACTACGTCACCAACTTCGCCCACTACGTCCAGCCGTTCCCCAACTACCGCGTCATGGGGCCGAACCTGAGGTTCTTCGCCAGCCACGGGGTCAAGGGCGTCTTCGAGGAAGGGGCCTACCAGTCCAGCGGGTCGGAGATGACCGAGATGCGGGCTTGGGTGCTGGCCCGACTCATGGATGACCCGGGCCAAGACGACCGCGCCCTGACCGCAGAGTTTCTCAACGGTTACTATGGGGCCGCCGGCCCTCATATCTTGCATGCCCTGGACCGGCTGGCGGTAAAGGCGGCGGCGAAGAAGACGTGGATTTATGACGGCCCCGACGCCCACTACCTGGACTTCGACACGATGCTGGCCGTAGAGCGAGACTGGCGGCTGGCCGCCGAGGCGGTGGCACAAGACGCCGGACTGACCTGGCGGGTCAAGACCGCCCGGCTGGCGCCGCACACGGTGTGGCTGCGGCGGTGGGACGAGTTCCGGGCCGCCGCGGCGTCGCGGGGGGTGGCGTGGCCCTTGTCAGCCGACCGGAAGGCGTTCGCCCAAGACTGGCTGGCCGACGCCCTCTCGGCAGGGCCCAAGGGGTGGACGCCGATGACGGTGGTCAACGAAGGGGG
- a CDS encoding cellulase family glycosylhydrolase, translating to MPWTGFNFQWVFSWEPGARPASPDLRALDFMARNGFDFVRLACDYRFWTVGGDYEAMDEGVLAAIDGYLAVCRERGLHFSLNMHRAPGYCINRPDIERHNLWTDREAQDGFVFQWETFARRYKGVPGDVLSFDLVNEPPDIGQYGMTRDVHEALVRRVVAAIRAVDPGRTIVIDGLEGGHVAMPELADLDVVHSGRGYQPMPVSHQGATWWEGWKGHDAVYPGGDWWGHPWDRAALHEFYAPWRQVAAMGRPVHIGEFGCFNQTPNDVAVRWFTDLVGLWREYGWGWSLWGFEGAFGIVEHGRPGAHYETVDGYLVDRELLEILRP from the coding sequence ATGCCTTGGACCGGCTTCAACTTTCAGTGGGTCTTCTCGTGGGAGCCGGGAGCCAGACCCGCTTCGCCCGACCTGCGGGCCCTCGACTTCATGGCACGAAACGGGTTCGACTTCGTGCGCCTGGCGTGCGACTACCGGTTTTGGACGGTCGGTGGGGACTACGAGGCCATGGACGAGGGAGTCTTGGCCGCGATCGACGGCTACCTCGCCGTTTGCCGGGAGCGGGGGTTGCACTTCAGCCTTAACATGCACCGCGCACCGGGGTACTGCATCAACCGGCCTGATATCGAGCGGCATAACCTGTGGACCGACCGGGAGGCTCAGGACGGGTTTGTCTTTCAGTGGGAGACCTTCGCCCGCCGGTACAAGGGTGTGCCGGGCGACGTCCTTAGCTTCGACCTGGTCAACGAACCACCCGACATCGGGCAGTACGGCATGACCCGGGACGTGCACGAAGCGTTGGTGCGCCGCGTGGTGGCGGCGATACGGGCGGTCGACCCCGGACGGACCATCGTCATCGACGGCCTGGAAGGGGGGCACGTCGCGATGCCGGAACTAGCGGACCTCGACGTCGTCCACTCGGGGCGGGGCTACCAACCCATGCCGGTCAGCCACCAAGGCGCGACCTGGTGGGAGGGTTGGAAGGGTCATGACGCGGTGTATCCCGGTGGCGACTGGTGGGGGCACCCGTGGGACAGGGCGGCCCTCCATGAGTTCTATGCCCCTTGGCGCCAGGTCGCCGCGATGGGGAGGCCCGTCCACATCGGTGAGTTCGGCTGCTTCAACCAGACACCCAACGACGTCGCCGTCCGGTGGTTCACCGACCTCGTCGGTTTGTGGCGGGAGTATGGTTGGGGTTGGTCTCTCTGGGGGTTCGAGGGCGCGTTTGGGATCGTGGAGCACGGCCGGCCCGGGGCGCACTACGAGACCGTGGACGGGTACCTGGTCGACCGGGAACTCTTAGAGATTCTGCGCCCCTAA
- a CDS encoding PQQ-dependent sugar dehydrogenase: MDPRLLIAVAGGVFAIACTNSAPATTSEAAPSAEPVPILSGIPAQRRSVNVTQLYNDNCAKCHGTKAEGGSAKSLVNIDKFDQKWDVPFFNTIKKGNPDWGMDEFGATHSDEEVWALVVHIRELQNKGLRDGGWRPKESGGVFTSKYGKYKVDTVVDRGQRLRLPWCLEFLPDGRMLVSERSGRLMVLKNGGVVGEVTGLPPSRELGQGGLMDVVLHPDYAKNGWVYIAVADPKKDGGNAALTKIVRGKITWNGASGRWGSQQTIFEAPQRFYTGAGIHFGGKIAFDGKGHVYFSVGERGGNMSSHKLDVPWGKVYRLNDDGSVPKDNPFPNSPFPGTWTWGHRNPQGLVVRANGEVWDTEHAPRGGDELNHLQKGGDYGWPVVCFGINYNDSPFVVPWPTADQKITMPALRWMPSIAASGLSEGNGKMFPKWKGDLFAGGLAGQTVRRLRVDGGKLVEEEELLYGRGRVRDVRTGPDGGIYVVLNDPDIIVRLSATN; the protein is encoded by the coding sequence GTGGACCCTCGCCTCTTGATCGCTGTGGCCGGCGGCGTCTTCGCCATCGCCTGCACAAACTCCGCACCCGCCACGACTTCTGAGGCCGCGCCGTCGGCCGAGCCTGTCCCGATCCTCAGCGGGATCCCCGCGCAGCGGCGTTCCGTCAACGTGACCCAGCTCTACAACGACAACTGTGCCAAGTGCCACGGGACCAAGGCGGAAGGCGGCTCGGCCAAGTCCCTTGTCAACATTGACAAGTTCGACCAGAAGTGGGACGTCCCCTTCTTCAACACGATCAAGAAGGGCAACCCCGACTGGGGGATGGACGAGTTCGGCGCGACCCACAGCGACGAAGAGGTCTGGGCTCTGGTCGTGCATATCCGTGAACTGCAAAACAAGGGCCTCCGCGACGGAGGATGGCGTCCCAAGGAGTCCGGCGGCGTTTTCACATCCAAGTACGGGAAGTACAAGGTCGACACCGTCGTCGACCGGGGCCAGCGCCTGCGGTTGCCGTGGTGCCTGGAGTTCCTTCCCGACGGCCGCATGCTGGTGTCGGAGAGGTCGGGCCGCCTCATGGTGTTGAAGAACGGCGGGGTCGTGGGCGAGGTCACCGGGCTGCCTCCGAGCAGGGAGCTGGGCCAAGGCGGTCTGATGGACGTCGTCTTGCACCCCGACTACGCCAAGAACGGCTGGGTCTACATTGCCGTGGCCGACCCCAAGAAAGACGGCGGGAACGCCGCGCTGACCAAGATCGTGCGGGGCAAGATCACCTGGAACGGCGCAAGTGGACGGTGGGGCTCGCAGCAGACCATCTTTGAGGCACCGCAACGGTTTTACACCGGCGCAGGCATCCACTTCGGCGGCAAGATCGCCTTTGACGGCAAGGGTCACGTGTACTTCAGCGTCGGCGAACGCGGGGGCAACATGTCGTCGCACAAACTCGACGTACCCTGGGGCAAGGTGTACCGCCTGAACGACGACGGCTCCGTGCCCAAGGACAACCCGTTCCCCAACAGCCCGTTCCCGGGGACATGGACATGGGGACACCGCAACCCGCAAGGGTTGGTCGTCCGCGCCAACGGCGAGGTCTGGGACACCGAACACGCCCCGCGCGGCGGCGACGAACTGAACCACCTCCAGAAGGGGGGTGACTACGGTTGGCCGGTCGTGTGCTTCGGGATCAACTACAACGACTCGCCCTTCGTGGTGCCCTGGCCGACCGCCGACCAAAAGATCACCATGCCGGCCCTCCGCTGGATGCCGAGCATCGCGGCCAGCGGCCTCAGCGAAGGCAACGGCAAGATGTTCCCCAAGTGGAAGGGCGACCTTTTCGCCGGCGGTCTGGCGGGCCAGACCGTCCGTCGGCTTCGCGTGGACGGCGGCAAGCTCGTTGAGGAGGAAGAACTCCTCTACGGCCGCGGCCGTGTCCGCGACGTGCGGACCGGGCCGGACGGCGGCATCTACGTCGTCCTCAACGATCCGGACATCATCGTGCGGTTGTCGGCGACCAACTGA
- a CDS encoding cupin domain-containing protein, with protein MVRHHVGGNRWEGVDVHPYKEDGGTHFKSITRQTLFSGAHDLGVELRYFEIQPDGHSTLERHEHAHLVMVHEGNGHVLVGDTVTPVGPGDVVHVPPMTYHQFRATQGCVMGFLCVVSAERDKPRRPTAEEVAGLPEAVRQFVRT; from the coding sequence ATGGTCAGGCACCATGTCGGCGGCAACCGGTGGGAGGGCGTGGACGTCCACCCCTATAAGGAGGACGGCGGGACGCACTTCAAGTCCATCACGCGCCAGACCTTGTTCTCCGGAGCCCACGACCTGGGAGTGGAACTGCGGTACTTCGAGATCCAGCCGGACGGCCATTCGACACTGGAGCGCCACGAACACGCCCATCTCGTCATGGTCCATGAGGGCAACGGCCACGTGCTGGTCGGCGACACGGTGACGCCCGTCGGCCCAGGCGACGTCGTCCACGTTCCACCGATGACGTACCACCAGTTCCGCGCCACCCAAGGGTGCGTGATGGGTTTCCTTTGCGTGGTCAGCGCGGAGCGCGACAAGCCGCGCCGACCCACCGCCGAAGAGGTCGCCGGGCTCCCCGAGGCGGTACGGCAGTTTGTGCGGACTTGA
- a CDS encoding O-acetylhomoserine aminocarboxypropyltransferase/cysteine synthase yields the protein MLHAGQVPDPHVGARAVPIYQTTSYVFESADEAAHLFELKQYGNIYTRINNPTTAVFEERMASLEGGTGAVALASGMAAQFATVMTLCQPGDEVVASSHLYGGSLTMLTHTLGKLSVQTKFVDPDDLDAWAEATTPQTRLYFVETIGNPVGSIPDFQPLGELAKSKRVPLVVDNTFATPYLFRPIEWGADIVVHSATKFVGGHGTSIGGVVVDSGDFDFSRFPSVAGPSASYHGLQFADTFGHYGFLMKLRAETLRDTGACISPTNAFMLLQGVETLSVRMDRHVANARAVAEYLESHQKVERVHYAGLPSHPHHARAKKYLPLGPGAVLSFELRPTGGDVRMAGKSLIESLNLFSHLANVGDAKSLVIHPASTTHQQLNDDELAACGITAGTIRLSVGLETTDDLLWDLEQALAAI from the coding sequence ATGCTGCACGCCGGCCAGGTGCCCGACCCCCATGTCGGGGCGCGGGCGGTGCCGATCTACCAGACCACCAGCTACGTCTTTGAGAGCGCCGACGAGGCCGCCCACCTCTTTGAACTCAAGCAGTACGGCAACATCTACACCCGCATCAACAACCCGACCACCGCGGTCTTTGAGGAACGCATGGCGTCGCTCGAAGGCGGCACCGGGGCAGTGGCCTTGGCCAGCGGCATGGCCGCGCAGTTTGCCACGGTGATGACTCTCTGCCAGCCCGGCGACGAGGTCGTCGCGTCCTCCCACCTCTATGGCGGCAGCCTGACGATGCTCACCCACACCCTGGGAAAGCTGTCTGTGCAAACCAAGTTTGTCGACCCCGACGACCTCGACGCCTGGGCCGAAGCCACGACGCCCCAGACACGGCTCTATTTTGTCGAGACGATTGGCAACCCAGTCGGGTCAATTCCCGATTTTCAACCTCTTGGTGAACTGGCTAAATCCAAGAGGGTGCCGCTTGTCGTCGACAACACCTTTGCGACGCCGTACCTGTTCCGCCCTATCGAGTGGGGCGCCGACATCGTGGTGCATTCGGCCACCAAGTTCGTCGGCGGCCACGGCACCAGCATCGGCGGTGTCGTCGTCGACTCGGGCGACTTTGACTTCTCCCGGTTCCCCAGCGTGGCCGGCCCGTCGGCCAGCTACCACGGGCTCCAGTTTGCCGACACATTCGGCCACTACGGCTTTCTCATGAAGCTGCGCGCCGAGACATTGCGCGACACGGGGGCATGCATCTCGCCGACCAACGCGTTCATGCTCCTCCAGGGCGTCGAGACATTGAGCGTCCGCATGGACCGCCACGTCGCCAACGCCAGGGCCGTCGCCGAATACTTGGAATCACACCAAAAGGTTGAGAGAGTCCATTACGCTGGGCTCCCCTCCCATCCGCACCACGCCCGCGCCAAGAAGTATCTGCCGTTGGGCCCCGGTGCCGTCCTGTCATTCGAGCTTCGTCCGACCGGAGGGGACGTCCGTATGGCGGGCAAGAGCCTGATCGAGTCCCTCAACCTTTTCAGCCACTTGGCCAACGTGGGCGACGCCAAGAGCCTGGTCATCCACCCCGCCAGCACGACCCACCAGCAACTGAACGATGACGAACTCGCCGCCTGCGGCATTACCGCCGGGACGATTCGCCTGAGCGTCGGTTTGGAGACGACGGACGACCTGTTGTGGGACCTTGAACAGGCGCTGGCGG